From the Candidatus Eisenbacteria bacterium genome, one window contains:
- a CDS encoding glycerol-3-phosphate dehydrogenase/oxidase, with protein sequence MTMFDAVVVGGGITGLGIARLAARNGLSVALVERGDLGSGASSASSHMLHGGLRYLEHGDFVLVSEALRERAAVSRMAPSLARPTRFMIPFYRGDRRPPWMVRIGLFAYDAFAGRSTLARHASVRRAEALALEPDLAEGGLKGAGLYTDAVMDDARLAVAVGLDAVSHGAQVHNYTEAIGLRPADADRFDLLARDRLSGAEIALRGRVIINATGPWADRTRAMLLGSLKPGSIEPAPVLRPSRGVHLVFPRLTRSHGVLLFARSDGRVFFVIPFGEHSLVGTTEVEVVSPLRDDDVSPSVEEIRYLRSELARAIPKAAEAPAMAVLSGVRPLLAATGPIAAATREHRLIDDGPLLTVVGGKYTTFRVMARDAVKALVDKLKRGGPDPRDSVEPLPRLPEPTESLEAFAESSAQSAFARRVEDVIRRRSRLWLTPDRGRVAAPQVAAGLARALGWSPERARAEQREFFASLEHEDRLLVSAREVA encoded by the coding sequence ATGACCATGTTCGACGCCGTCGTGGTCGGCGGCGGCATCACCGGTCTCGGCATCGCCCGGCTCGCGGCGCGCAACGGATTGAGCGTGGCGCTGGTGGAGCGCGGGGATCTCGGCTCGGGCGCGAGCAGCGCCTCGAGCCACATGCTGCACGGCGGCCTGCGCTACCTCGAGCACGGCGACTTCGTGCTGGTGAGCGAGGCGCTGCGCGAGCGCGCCGCGGTGAGCCGCATGGCGCCTTCGCTGGCGCGGCCCACCCGATTCATGATCCCGTTCTATCGTGGCGACCGACGGCCGCCGTGGATGGTGCGCATCGGGCTCTTCGCCTACGACGCCTTCGCCGGACGATCCACCCTCGCCCGGCACGCCTCGGTGCGCCGCGCCGAGGCGCTCGCGCTCGAGCCGGATCTCGCGGAAGGCGGCTTGAAGGGCGCCGGCCTCTATACGGACGCCGTGATGGATGACGCGCGCCTCGCGGTCGCGGTCGGCCTCGACGCGGTCTCGCATGGTGCCCAGGTTCACAATTACACCGAGGCGATCGGACTGCGTCCGGCCGACGCGGATCGGTTCGACCTGCTGGCGCGCGACCGGCTCTCGGGCGCCGAGATCGCGCTGCGAGGGCGCGTGATCATCAACGCCACGGGACCGTGGGCCGACCGCACGCGCGCCATGCTGCTCGGCTCGCTCAAGCCCGGCAGCATCGAGCCGGCGCCGGTGCTGCGCCCTTCGCGAGGAGTGCACCTGGTGTTTCCGCGGCTCACCCGCTCGCACGGCGTGCTGTTGTTCGCGAGGAGCGACGGCCGCGTATTCTTCGTCATCCCGTTCGGCGAGCACTCGCTGGTCGGGACCACCGAGGTAGAGGTGGTCTCTCCCCTCCGTGACGACGACGTGAGTCCCAGCGTCGAGGAGATCCGTTACCTGCGATCGGAGCTCGCGCGCGCGATTCCCAAGGCCGCCGAGGCTCCAGCCATGGCCGTGCTGTCCGGCGTGCGACCGCTGCTGGCGGCCACCGGGCCGATCGCCGCGGCGACCCGGGAGCACCGCCTCATCGACGACGGTCCGCTGTTGACCGTGGTAGGCGGCAAGTACACCACCTTCCGCGTGATGGCGCGCGACGCCGTGAAGGCCCTGGTCGACAAGCTCAAGCGCGGCGGTCCCGATCCGCGCGACTCGGTCGAGCCTCTGCCCCGCTTGCCGGAGCCGACCGAGTCGCTGGAGGCATTCGCCGAATCGTCGGCGCAGAGCGCTTTCGCGCGCAGGGTGGAGGACGTGATCCGGCGGCGCAGCCGCTTGTGGCTGACACCGGATCGCGGGCGGGTGGCGGCGCCGCAGGTGGCCGCGGGTCTGGCGCGCGCCCTCGGCTGGTCGCC
- a CDS encoding DUF47 family protein, whose amino-acid sequence MISLFPKQEDFFTLFEKQGSVVREGCDLLLDMVEHFENVEQKAAKLKQVEHNGDLITHDIFEKLNSTFITPLEREDIHGLASSLDDVLDAAEAIGSRFVLFRVKQVTPEAIKLSRIVAQSGVQIEKAVTHLRDFEKLMPITIELNRLENEADEISRAVVAELFNGGHDPIDVLRWKELYGRLEAAADMGEDVANILEAIVLKNR is encoded by the coding sequence ATGATCTCGCTATTCCCCAAGCAGGAAGACTTCTTCACGCTGTTCGAGAAACAAGGGAGCGTGGTGCGCGAAGGCTGCGACCTGCTCCTCGACATGGTCGAGCACTTCGAGAACGTCGAGCAGAAGGCCGCCAAGCTCAAGCAGGTCGAGCACAATGGCGACCTCATCACCCACGACATCTTCGAAAAGCTCAACAGCACGTTCATCACGCCGCTCGAGCGCGAGGACATCCACGGTCTGGCGAGCAGCCTCGACGACGTCCTCGACGCCGCGGAGGCCATCGGCAGCCGCTTCGTGCTGTTCCGGGTCAAGCAGGTGACCCCCGAGGCGATCAAGCTGTCCCGCATCGTGGCGCAATCCGGGGTCCAGATCGAAAAGGCCGTCACCCACCTCCGGGATTTCGAGAAGCTGATGCCCATCACGATCGAGCTCAACCGGCTCGAGAACGAAGCCGACGAGATCTCGCGCGCAGTGGTGGCGGAACTCTTCAACGGCGGGCACGATCCGATCGACGTGCTGCGCTGGAAGGAGCTCTACGGACGCCTCGAAGCGGCGGCGGACATGGGTGAGGACGTCGCCAACATTCTCGAGGCCATCGTCCTGAAGAACCGCTGA